A genomic segment from Triticum dicoccoides isolate Atlit2015 ecotype Zavitan chromosome 1A, WEW_v2.0, whole genome shotgun sequence encodes:
- the LOC119289495 gene encoding transcription factor GTE1-like, with protein sequence MSVVRGAAVEGAWSLPAPMEPTAAADGPQVSEVDSFRRQVDDLLSKTDVLEKRVNEVVGFYNNKKHSSGGRKAGGRYAANGARDSHGNGMPDLMRQFAGIIRQITSHEWAQPFLQPVDVVGLQLDDYHQIITKPMDFSTIRNKMEGKESTTYNSVREIYSDVRLVFTNAMKYNAVGHPVHIMAKFLLERFEEKWLHLLPKVENEEREHEEPNDAPTKNISPEAAIAKLAEDTGNELNEINKQLQELQKMVVQRCRKMTTDEKRKLGAGLCQLSPEDLNKALELVAQDNPSFQTTAEEVDLDMDAQSETTLWRLKFFVREALEQQANENTKRKNDMYNALAKTDSKRIKR encoded by the exons ATGTCCGTGGTGCGaggggcggcggtggagggagcGTGGTCCCTTCCGGCGCCGATGGAGCCGACCGCCGCCGCGGACGGGCCTCAGGTGTCGGAGGTGGACTCGTTCCGGCGCCAGGTCGATGACCTCCTCTCCAAGACCGACGTG CTGGAGAAGAGGGTGAACGAGGTGGTAGGGTTCTACAATAACAAGAAGCACAGCAGTGGAGGGCGCAAGGCTGGCGGCAGGTACGCGGCAAACGGTGCCAGGGACAGCCACGGCAATGGGATGCCCGACCTCATGCGCCAGTTTGCTGGTATCATTCGCCAG ATTACATCTCATGAATGGGCACAGCCGTTTTTGCAACCGGTAGATGTCGTAGGTCTTCAACTTGATGACTATCACCAG ATTATAACAAAACCTATGGATTTCTCGACCATCCGAAACAAAATGGAAGGGAAGGAAAGTACCACATATAACAGTGTCCGAGAAATATATTCTGATGTTAGATTAGTTTTTACCAATGCAATGAAGTACAATGCTGTAGGTCACCCTGTTCACATAATGGCCAAGTTCCTACTCGAGAGATTTGAGGAGAAATGGCTTCACCTTCTCCCTAAAGTTGAGAACGAG GAAAGGGAACATGAGGAACCAAATGATGCTCCAACCAAAAACATTTCTCCAGAAGCTGCCATTGCAAAATTAGCTGAAGATACTGGTAATGAG CTGAATGAGATTAACAAGCAGCTGCAGGAGCTCCAGAAAATGGTGGTTCAGAGATGCAG GAAAATGACCACGGACGAGAAGAGAAAACTCGGCGCAGGTCTTTGCCAATTGTCTCCAGAAGATCTCAACAAGGCGCTAGAGTTGGTCGCGCAAGACAATCCTAGCTTCCAAACTACAGCAGAAGAAGTGGACCTTGACATGGATGCTCAG AGCGAGACGACCCTCTGGAGGCTGAAGTTCTTTGTGAGGGAAGCATTGGAACAACAGGCGAATGAAAACACGAAGAGGAAGAACGACATGTACAATGCTCTAGCCAAGACCGATTCGAAACGGATCAAGAGATAA